A genomic region of Vitis vinifera cultivar Pinot Noir 40024 chromosome 7, ASM3070453v1 contains the following coding sequences:
- the LOC100252716 gene encoding formin-like protein 1: protein MPTAATGFLCLLVVLSYGGTHHQTAALSRRILHQPFFPLDSTPPSPPPSPPQTPFSGSTPDPGSFFPTEHSPPPPPATASPTTPANFASFPANISSLVVPESPKPNNASTKLVVAAVVAAVLFATSAAAFFVCRRRRNGRISTHEKPFRSESIKLRTTTATAATTTTSASSDFLYLGTMVNSRVADGHPLDSPELRPLPALGLGPRDYGNGDVGSERNEEEEEFYSPKGFGSGSARGFSVENFGDRSNGSTRSSSNSPSPTPSFSISFSPPICSTPRSSNKLHAPPSYSDHSAKSPTCSSPERDLDRHTDASPPMSTVESPPKISSAFLKPVSAPPPPPPPRPPPPPPPPPPPPPPPPPPPALKNVENPMIPSPPIRRPVPLKPPALTTPSRPFVFFQNPSRLSPVALESSSKTEEKTEETPKPKLKPLHWDKVRASSDREMVWDQLKSSSFKLDEEMIETLFVVNTSNSDSKDTNRRVVIPSPNQENRVLDPKKSQNIAILLRALNVTTEEVCEALFEGNADALGTELLESLLKMAPTKEEERKLKDYKDDSPFKLGSAEKFLKAVLDIPFAFKRVDAMLYTTNFDSEVEYLKKSFETLEAACEELRNSRMFLKLLEAVLKTGNRMNVGTNRGDAHAFKLDTLLKLVDVKGADGKTTLLHFVVQEIIRAEGARLSATNNQTPKSTPNEDAKCRKLGLQVVSGLSSELNNVKKAAAMDSDVLSSDVSKLSRGIGNIREVVRLNQAVGLVESSQKFCESMNSFMKMAEEEIIRIQALESVALSLVKEITEYFHGNSAKEEAHPFRIFMVVRDFLTNLDRVCKEVGMINERTIVSTAHKFPVPVNPTLPTGFPASNERHQYSSSDDESSSP from the exons ATGCCCACCGCCGCTACCGGCTTCTTGTGCTTGTTGGTGGTGTTGTCATACGGCGGAACCCACCACCAGACCGCCGCGCTCAGCCGCCGGATCCTCCACCAGCCATTCTTCCCATTGGATTCTACTCCTCCTTCTCCGCCTCCGTCTCCTCCCCAGACCCCATTTTCCGGTTCTACTCCTGACCCAGGTTCTTTTTTCCCAACTGAGCACTCGCCCCCGCCGCCCCCCGCCACCGCCAGCCCCACCACCCCCGCCAACTTCGCTTCATTTCCGGCGAACATTTCCTCCCTCGTTGTTCCTGAGTCACCCAAGCCCAACAATGCGTCCACCAAGCTTGTAGTGGCGGCGGTCGTCGCTGCCGTTCTCTTTGCTACTTCTGCCGCTGCTTTCTTCGTCTGCCGCCGGCGCCGGAATGGGCGGATCTCCACCCATGAGAAGCCATTCAGATCGGAGAGTATCAAGCTCAGAACGACAACAGCCACTGCTGCTACAACTACCACTTCAGCCAGCTCTGACTTTCTGTATCTGGGTACTATGGTGAATTCTCGGGTAGCCGATGGTCATCCACTGGACTCGCCGGAGCTCCGACCGCTGCCGGCCCTGGGTCTGGGCCCGCGAGATTATGGGAATGGGGATGTGGGTTCGGAGAGGAATGAGGAAGAGGAGGAGTTTTACTCTCCGAAAGGATTTGGATCGGGGTCTGCAAGAGGGTTTTCTGTTGAGAATTTTGGGGATAGAAGCAATGGCTCCACTCGTTCTTCTTCCAATTCACCTTCTCCAACTCCGTCCTTTTCAATCAGCTTCTCTCCTCCAATTTGCTCCACTCCCAGGAGCTCCAATAAACTCCACGCGCCACCATCCTATTCGGATCACAGTGCCAAGTCTCCAACTTGTTCATCGCCGGAGAGAGATTTGGACAGACACACAGATGCATCACCGCCAATGTCAACCGTGGAATCACCTCCCAAGATTAGCAGTGCTTTTCTGAAACCTGTTTCTGCCCCTCCCCCACCGCCGCCGCCGCGGCCTCCACCACCGCCACCACCgcccccaccaccaccacctcctcctcctcctccgccTGCACTGAAGAATGTTGAAAATCCGATGATTCCTTCCCCACCGATTCGTCGGCCGGTGCCGCTGAAGCCGCCAGCACTGACAACACCTTCAAGGCCTTTTGTATTCTTCCAAAACCCATCAAGGCTTTCTCCAGTTGCTTTGGAGTCGAGTTCTAAAACTGAGGAGAAGACTGAGGAGACCCCGAAGCCGAAATTGAAGCCGTTGCATTGGGACAAAGTGAGAGCGAGCTCCGATCGTGAAATGGTGTGGGATCAGCTGAAATCCAGCTCCTTTAA ATTGGATGAGGAGATGATCGAAACCTTGTTTGTAGTAAATACCTCAAACTCCGATTCTAAGGATACAAATCGGCGCGTTGTGATTCCCTCACCCAACCAAGAAAATCGGGTGCTTGATCCGAAAAAGTCGCAGAACATTGCAATTCTGCTAAGGGCACTCAATGTGACCACTGAGGAAGTCTGTGAAGCCCTTTTTGAAG GTAATGCAGATGCACTTGGAACTGAACTACTTGAAAGTTTATTGAAGATGGCTCCAACTAAAGAGGAAGAACGGAAACTGAAAGATTACAAAGATGATTCACCATTCAAGCTGGGGTCAGCTGAGAAATTTTTGAAGGCAGTGCTTGATATACCTTTTGCATTTAAGAGGGTGGATGCAATGCTCTACACCACCAACTTTGATTCCGAGGTTGAGTACCTGAAAAAGTCCTTTGAAACTCTAGAG GCAGCCTGTGAAGAACTAAGGAACAGCAGGATGTTCTTGAAGCTCCTGGAAGCTGTGCTTAAGACTGGGAACCGCATGAATGTTGGGACTAACCGTGGGGATGCCCATGCCTTCAAGCTTGACACACTTCTCAAGCTTGTTGATGTCAAGGGTGCTGATGGGAAAACCACACTCTTGCATTTTGTCGTACAGGAAATTATAAGAGCTGAAGGTGCTCGTCTTTCTGCTACCAACAACCAAACTCCAAAATCCACTCCCAATGAAGATGCAAAATGTAGAAAGCTTGGCCTGCAAGTTGTCTCTGGTCTTAGCTCAGAGCTCAACAATGTGAAAAAAGCTGCTGCCATGGACTCTGATGTGCTTAGCAGTGATGTCTCCAAGCTTTCTAGAGGAATCGGGAACATTAGGGAGGTTGTGCGATTAAACCAAGCGGTAGGGTTGGTGGAAAGCAGCCAGAAGTTTTGTGAGTCGATGAACAGTTTCATGAAAATGGCTGAGGAGGAGATTATAAGGATTCAAGCCCTAGAAAGTGTTGCCCTTTCTCTAGTAAAGGAGATAACAGAGTACTTCCATGGGAACTCAGCTAAGGAAGAAGCTCATCCATTTAGAATCTTCATGGTGGTGAGGGACTTCCTTACAAATCTTGATCGGGTTTGTAAGGAAGTTGGAATGATCAATGAGAGAACAATAGTCAGTACCGCCCATAAATTTCCAGTCCCAGTGAACCCAACTCTTCCTACAGGTTTTCCCGCATCCAATGAAAGGCATCAGTACAGTTCTTCAGACGATGAAAGTTCATCTCCTTAG
- the LOC100256349 gene encoding acyl-coenzyme A thioesterase 2, chloroplastic, translating into MASNFTAPIPVVGTVASPFETEEGDAQNPQPPPSRKPLSLWPGMYHSPVTAALWETRSRIFETLLDPPLHAPPQTQLLTKTPSYSRTSILYNFSSDKILREQYRDPWNEVRIGKLLEDLDALAGTISVKHCSDDDTTTRPLLLVTASVDRMVLKKPISVNLDLEISGAVIWVGRSSIEVQLEVTQSTNESSNTSDSVALTADFIFVARDYKTNKAAPVNRLSPETEQEKLLFEEAEARNNLRKRKRGGERRDFKNGEVNRLEALLAEGRIFCDMPALADRESILLRHTCLENSLICQPQQRNIHGRIFGGFLMHRAFELAFSTAYAFAGMVPCFLEVDHVDFLRPVDVGDFLRFKSCVLFTQLENPEQPLINIEVVAHVTRPELRSSEVSNTFYFTFTVRPEAKATKNGFRIRNVVPATEEEARRILERMDAESLLLDKDETGQ; encoded by the exons ATGGCTTCCAACTTCACCGCTCCAATTCCGGTGGTTGGAACAGTGGCATCTCCATTTGAGACAGAAGAGGGCGATGCCCAAAACCCACAGCCTCCACCCTCAAGAAAACCTCTGAGTCTGTGGCCAGGCATGTACCACTCCCCAGTCACAGCCGCTCTCTGGGAGACCAGGTCCAGGATCTTCGAAACCCTTCTCGACCCACCTCTCCACGCGCCTCCCCAAACCCAACTCCTCACCAAAACCCCCTCCTACAGCCGCACCTCCATCCTCTACAACTTCTCCTCCGACAAAATCCTCAGGGAGCAGTACAGAGACCCTTGGAATGAGGTCAGAATAGGGAAGTTGCTTGAAGACCTCGATGCCCTTGCTGGCACCATTTCTGTTAAG CACTGTTCTGATGATGATACCACCACCAGGCCCCTCTTGCTTGTCACTGCTTCTGTGGACAGGATGGTGCTCAAGAAGCCCATCAGCGTCAACCTTGATCTCGAAATTTCCGGCGCTGTCATCTGGGTTGGCCGCTCTTCCATTGAAGTTCAGCTTGAAGTCACTCAATCTACAAATG AGAGCTCCAATACTTCAGACTCAGTGGCTCTTACGGCCGACTTCATATTTGTGGCCCGTGACTATAAGACAAACAAAGCTGCCCCAGTGAACCGGCTGTCACCAGAAACAGAACAAGAGAAGTTGCTTTTTGAAGAAGCAGAAGCAAGGAATAATCTCAGAAAAAGGAAGAGGGGAGGAGAGAGAAGAGACTTTAAGAATGGGGAAGTAAATAGGCTTGAAGCACTGTTGGCTGAAGGACGCATCTTTTGTGACATGCCAGCCTTGGCAGACAGGGAGAGCATTCTTCTACGGCATACCTGCCTGGAGAACTCCTTAATTTGCCAGCCACAGCAAAGGAACATCCATGGTCGGATCTTTGGAGGGTTTTTAATGCACCGTGCATTTGAATTGGCATTCTCAACAGCTTATGCCTTTGCTGGCATGGTACCTTGCTTTCTAGAAGTTGATCATGTTGACTTCTTAAGACCT GTTGATGTTGGAGACTTTCTGCGTTTCAAATCCTGTGTTCTTTTCACTCAACTTGAGAACCCCGAACAGCCTCTAATCAACATTGAAGTTGTCGCTCATGTTACAAGGCCAGAGCTCAGGTCTAGTGAG GTGTCCAATACATTCTACTTCACTTTTACTGTCCGTCCAGAGGCTAAGGCCACCAAAAATGGATTTAGAATTCGGAATGTGGTTCCAGCAACAGAAGAGGAAGCACGCCGTATTCTGGAGCGCATGGATGCTGAGAGTTTGTTGCTAGACAAAGATGAAACAGGACAGTAG
- the LOC100257866 gene encoding acyl-coenzyme A thioesterase 2, chloroplastic gives MASNSTVPIPVVATFASPFDTDETDVQSLRPSSRKRQSLWPGMYNSPVTAALWDARPTIFEALLDPPFHAPPQTQLLTKTPSHSRTSILYNFSSDHTLREQYKNPWNRVRIGKLLEDLDALAGTISDKHCSDDDTTTRPLLLVTASVDKMVLKKPPSVDLDLQISGAVIWVGRSSIEVQLEVTQSTNESSNTSDSVVLTANFIFVALDCKTRKAVPVNRLSPETEQEKLHFEEAEARNNLRKRKRGGDRRDFENGDVNRLEALLAEGRIFCDMPALADRESILLRDTCLENSLICQPQQRNIHGRIFGGFLIRRAFELAFSTAYVFAGMVPCFLEVDHVDFLRPVDVGDFLHFKSCVLFTQLENPEQPLINIEVVAHVTRPELRSSEVSNTFYFTFTVRPESKATKNGFRLRNVVPATEEEARRILERMDAESLLLDKDETGQ, from the exons ATGGCTTCCAACTCAACTGTTCCAATCCCGGTGGTTGCAACATTTGCATCTCCATTTGACACAGATGAGACTGATGTCCAGAGCCTACGTCCATCCTCGAGAAAACGTCAGAGTCTGTGGCCAGGCATGTACAACTCCCCAGTCACAGCCGCTCTCTGGGACGCCAGGCCCACAATCTTTGAAGCCCTCCTTGACCCACCTTTCCACGCCCCACCCCAAACCCAACTCCTCACCAAGACCCCCTCCCACAGCCGCACCTCCATCCTCTACAACTTCTCCTCCGACCACACCCTCAGGGAGCAATACAAGAACCCTTGGAATAGGGTCAGAATTGGCAAGTTGCTTGAAGACCTCGATGCCCTTGCTGGCACCATTTCTGATAAG CACTGTTCTGATGATGACACCACCACCAGGCCTCTCTTGCTTGTCACTGCTTCTGTAGACAAGATGGTCCTCAAGAAGCCCCCCAGCGTCGACCTTGATCTCCAAATTTCCGGCGCTGTTATCTGGGTTGGCCGCTCTTCCATTGAAGTTCAGCTTGAAGTCACTCAATCCACAAATG AGAGCTCCAATACTTCAGACTCAGTAGTTCTTACAGCCAACTTCATATTTGTGGCTCTTGACTGTAAGACAAGGAAAGCTGTTCCAGTGAACCGGCTGTCACCAGAAACAGAACAAGAGAAGTTGCATTTTGAAGAAGCAGAAGCAAGGAATAATCtcagaaaaaggaagagaggaGGAGACAGAAGAGACTTTGAGAATGGGGATGTGAATAGGCTTGAAGCACTGTTGGCTGAAGGACGCATCTTTTGTGACATGCCAGCCTTGGCAGACAGGGAAAGCATTCTTCTACGGGATACCTGCCTGGAGAACTCCTTGATTTGCCAGCCACAGCAAAGGAACATCCATGGTCGGATCTTTGGAGGGTTTTTAATACGCCGTGCATTTGAATTGGCATTCTCAACAGCTTATGTCTTTGCTGGCATGGTACCTTGCTTTCTAGAAGTTGATCATGTTGACTTCTTAAGGCCG GTTGATGTTGGAGACTTTCTGCATTTCAAATCCTGTGTTCTTTTCACTCAACTTGAGAACCCCGAACAGCCTCTAATCAACATTGAAGTTGTCGCTCATGTTACAAGGCCGGAGCTCAGGTCTAGTGAG GTGTCCAATACATTCTACTTCACTTTCACTGTCCGCCCAGAGTCTAAGGCCACGAAGAATGGATTTAGACTTCGGAATGTGGTTCCAGCAACAGAAGAGGAAGCACGCCGTATTCTGGAGCGCATGGATGCTGAGAGTTTGTTGCTAGACAAAGATGAAACAGGACAGTAG